The following coding sequences are from one Ornithodoros turicata isolate Travis chromosome 1, ASM3712646v1, whole genome shotgun sequence window:
- the LOC135388377 gene encoding sterile alpha motif domain-containing protein 3-like, with the protein MASLSCLVIVPSVDITRKVTLTEPRLTALKDAIQSCSLLSPVVDVKKDKFQVFDEVFQRRVDLANDDVIADKTEVFVLTAERPVPSQTEGSLCASSVAQSCTDNHANSRDGRDFDMPDFSSIQEQIEDGKLTGSLHRKIVERLYQSMIRCTLYPSAKFYAKVASSLVEKYQHLTDLKGSGYDSWIISLRNKFKNERRKISDNESVTESRSKFGTKRKIEKASESRLERNKTPRLPDGGPSSQTTNAEEDEAWLRNEYRKQKPDFAEIRERQKSTFRERSKRMKSTVISVCQKEFPYVMDFKAFMLEFELLTDKDAVQGVQAAMYTVIELAGKKEMYSKQEIQAGIADLPKLTVCARRKRHMSAVLALRTLCEVFKEKEAMDSIFVHQSRESRPGTPHISYSGTSLEDAEILKLVVDSTPLFHVVEAMDGLAAVLAAYWVFDAVYCAEHIRVMTFFERMVGLQVTPLQPPVSSFIKKHKRSLP; encoded by the exons ATGGCATCACTGTCGTGCTTGGTGATCGTACCCAGTGTCGATATTACACGGAAGGTTACGCTAACAGAGCCGCGTCTCACCGCGTTGAAAGACGCCATACAGTCCTGCAGTTTGCTGTCACCGGTTGTCGACGTCAAAAAAGACAAGTTTCAG GTTTTCGATGAAGTCTTTCAAAGAAGGGTTGATCTTGCGAACGACGACGTCATTGCCGACAAAACAGAAGTGTTCGTGTTGACAGCC GAACGTCCAGTGCCGTCACAGACAGAAGGCAGTCTTTGTGCATCCAGTGTTGCACAGAG CTGTACAGACAACCACGCAAACAGTCGTGATGGGCGAGACTTTGATATGCCAGATTTCAGCAGCATACAGGAGCAAATTGAAGATGGAAAGCTTACGGGCAGCCTCCACAGAAAAATCGTCGAACGACTGTACCAGTCCATGATCAGATGCACGCT CTACCCCTCTGCAAAGTTCTATGCTAAAGTGGCCAGCTCTCTTGTGGAAAAGTACCAGCATTTAACAGACCTGAAAGGCAGCGGCTAC GATTCCTGGATAATAAGTCTCCGCAATAAGTTCAAAAATGAACGACGCAAGATCTCAGACAACGAGAGTGTGACTGAATCAAGGTCAAAATTTGGTACCAAGCGCAAGATAGAAAAGGCCAGCGAATCAAGATTGGAGCGCAACAAAACTCCAAGGCTTCCT GATGGTGGGCCATCGTCCCAAACAACAAATGCTGAGGAAGATGAGGCATGGCTTCGAAATGAATACAGGAAGCAGAAACCGGACTTTGCTGAAataagagagagacagaaatcaACATTCAGAGAAAGATCAAAGAGAATGAAATCAACGGTCATCTCTGTTTGTCAAAAGGAATTCCCATATGTGATGGATTTTAAGGCC TTCATGTTGGAGTTCGAGTTGCTAACCGACAAGGATGCAGTCCAAGGGGTACAAGCAGCAATGTACACAGTGATAGAGCTAGCgggaaaaaaggaaatgtaCAGCAAACAAGAAATTCAGGCAGGCATTGCTGATTTGCCAAAGCTCACCGTTTGTGCAAGACGAAAGAGAC ACATGAGTGCTGTACTTGCCCTAAGGACCCTGTGTGAAGTTTTCAAAGAAAAGGAGGCAATGGACAGCATCTTCGTTCATCAGTCG CGTGAGTCCCGCCCAGGCACTCCTCACATCAGCTACAGTGGAACCTCCCTGGAAGATGCTGAGATACTGAAGCTTGTGGTGGACAGCACACCCCTGTTCCACGTTGTAGAAGCAATGGACGGACTGGCAGCAGTGCTTGCTGCTTATTGGGTGTTTGATGCAGTCTACTGCGCAGAACACATTCGGGTCATGACTTTTTTTGAGCGCATGGTAGGCTTGCAGGTAACGCCACTGCAACCCCCTGTCTCGTCATTTATTAAGAAGCACAAGAGATCGCTGCCATAG
- the LOC135372066 gene encoding uncharacterized protein LOC135372066 — MPAIRYFQCPRCQHRAFTVRSLLRHFSSSHGLERNWICDLGSCSKTYKSLFRFREHILAKHINEQPQHVTSDEQPPAANPHLEGTDNIGEDVASAVFEQVQEQPQAIASTSASTPAADLPAVEGGLGKRLASLILKWKEARRLPESTINEIVGDIFVFLHSVGPHLAAIPHSDVESHINMEVAHLCTRNGRETFWEDAFDYVHPVTMYLDEPGAARESYQYVPILDTLKHYLEWCGTSITMQTPSSTDYLSCVFDGSAFKEHTYFCGDYEKLCLHLYTDEFEICNPIGPHRLKHKLMAIYYTVLNVPPIFRTHTDHIHLALVCKDKYIEKHGFDKILERLHQDIAHLETEGISVHG, encoded by the coding sequence ATGCCTGCTATTAGGTACTTCCAGTGCCCCCGCTGTCAGCATAGGGCTTTCACTGTCAGGTCCCTCCTACGCCACTTCAGTTCATCGCACGGCCTTGAGAGAAACTGGATCTGTGACCTAGGGAGCTGCTCAAAAACATACAAGTCGCTCTTTCGTTTCCGAGAGCATATCCTTGCAAAGCACATCAACGAACAACCGCAACATGTTACTTCTGATGAGCAACCACCTGCTGCTAATCCACACCTGGAGGGTACGGACAATATCGGTGAAGATGTAGCAAGTGCTGTCTTTGAGCAAGTCCAGGAGCAGCCACAAGCAATTGCGAGTACTTCGGCAAGCACACCCGCTGCAGATCTGCCTGCTGTGGAAGGTGGTCTCGGAAAGAGACTTGCATCCTTGATTTTGAAATGGAAGGAAGCAAGAAGGCTTCCAGAATCCACCATCAATGAAATTGTCGGTGACATATTTGTGTTCCTGCATAGCGTTGGTCCACACCTTGCAGCCATCCCGCACAGTGACGTGGAGTCACACATAAACATGGAAGTCGCTCACCTGTGTACTAGAAACGGCCGTGAAACATTTTGGGAGGACGCGTTTGATTATGTCCACCCTGTCACCATGTACCTAGACGAACCGGGTGCTGCACGAGAAAGTTACCAGTATGTGCCCATACTGGACACACTGAAGCACTATCTCGAGTGGTGTGGCACATCAATCACAATGCAGACCCCTAGCAGCACTGACTATCTGAGCTGCGTTTTTGACGGTTCCGCCTTCAAAGAACATACATATTTCTGTGGTGACTACGAAAAATTGTGTCTTCATCTTTATACAGATGAATTTGAGATCTGCAATCCCATTGGGCCACACAGACTAAAGCACAAATTGATGGCAATCTACTACACTGTGCTGAACGTGCCACCAATTTTCAGAACTCATACCGATCATATTCATCTGGCACTCGTATGTAAGGACAAGTACATCGAAAAGCATGGCTTTGACAAAATTCTTGAGCGCCTCCATCAAGACATCGCCCACTTGGAAACAGAAGGGATATCAGTTCACGGATGA